Sequence from the Flavobacteriales bacterium genome:
CCAACTACCATGTTGTAGAAGGTAAAAAATACGTGTACATCGAAAAATTTCAGGACTCCTTACAGAGTTACGTAGCTGAGGTAATCGATTACGATAAGCGATTGGATATTGCAGTTCTTCGTGTAACAGACCCACAATTTAAAGCGCTGAAAACAATTCCGTTTTCATTTGCAGATGGAGAAACGATGATCGGACAAAAAGTATTTACATTGGGATATCCGAAAAAAGAAATTGTTTATTCTGAAGGACCCATCAGCTCTCTCACCGGTTTCCGCAGTGATACTATAGCACTTCAGTTATCGCTTCCGGTTAATCCTGGAAATTCTGGTGCTCCAGTGTTTTCTGAAAACGGAGAATTAATCGGAGTAATTACCGGGAAGAACACACAAACAGATGGTGAAGCTTATAGTGTAAAAGCAGAACATATTCTGAATTTCCTCAACGAATCGGATAAGTTCGAATTTAAACCTTTGCGCAGATCCGTTTTACGTGGCAAAAAAATTACCGATCAGGTGAAAACACTCGATCAGTTTATCTTTGTTGTTAAGGCCTGATTTTATTCTGAATTGAAATAAAAAAAGGGAACCTGATGGTTCCCTTTTTTATTGAATATGATTCATTAAAATTCTCTCTTTTCGATGTAAAGGAAATCATGTCCGGTCGTTGAATTTCCACTTGTATTGTTGCCTCCGTTATTGTTTGGAGTAACCGTTTGGTTTGGCGGTGGATTCTTCTTTTCTTTTTTGCGACCAATTCCTTCTTCGTTCACTGTTATTTTGGTGTTTTTGGTCGTGTCTTTATTTATAACAGGACGTTCCTTTTTAACATTCTTGTTCTTGGTAGTGTCGGCAGTTTGTGCGGAAACTCCGAGTCCCAGTACCAGAAATGAGCTAAGAAGAAGTAATTTTTTCATGGGGTAATTTTTTGGTTCTGTAATATAAAGTCAAATCTCATGCCATTAATGGCGTAATAGGTTCGCTGCTTCTTCGGCAGTGATGATTTTTCCGTTGAAATCGCCAATTATCATGCTCTTTTTGAGGCCGATATCCTGCGCTTTTTTCAATGCTGCGTTGGCTTCTTCTTTGGTAGAAAATGCTCCGTAGAGGTAAATGATCTCACCATTATCACCCAGTTTGGGTGCCACCTGACCAAGATCGAGGAACATGTCGAGCACTTCGGTTGGAATATCGTTGCGGTAAGAGCCGACCAAAATTTTATACTTCACAAGTCCCGGATCCACCACCGATTTTTTAATATCCGTTTTTTCGTCGATGTTCAAATCAGTGGTTGTCGCTCCTTCGGATAAGGTTGCACCTACATTTTCTAATTTCTGACGTTCACCTTCTTTGTAGGCCACAACAAAAGCTCCTGAATAACCTTTCATATCCAATGCCGCTTTGTGCTCTGCTGCTTTTTCGTAGCTGGTAAATACACCGGAATAATAGCGGGTAATTTTATCGGGACCCGTAACCATTAATAAGCCGGGAACATCCTTAAACACTTCCGGAGAAACCGGTTTATTGAAAGCGCCGATCTGAACACGGAACAATACAGCTTTATCGTCGGTATTAGAAGTGGTAGGATCTTTCGGTAATTTATCATCAGGGATTTTAGAGATGGTAGTTACAGTACCATTGTCTTTCGGGTCTTTAGAATTCGTTGTGTTCGCCGTGGCAACACCTTCTACATTATGACCTTCCTGTTTCAATTCATTACTGCGTGCAATGGCTTCTTCGATATTGGCGTAGTCTCCGATTACATAGTAAACCGTATCGTTCGATTTGATGGTTTTAAAGTCTTTCATGCTGAGGAGTTTTCTAAGATCCTCAGGATTGACCATCGTTTTTTCATTTCCGACTACCACTACGAATTTAGTGCCTGTCTTGGGACGGGATTGTCCCCATATAGCAAATTGCGATTCATCGCGGATGGTTTCGAATTCTA
This genomic interval carries:
- a CDS encoding serine protease → NYHVVEGKKYVYIEKFQDSLQSYVAEVIDYDKRLDIAVLRVTDPQFKALKTIPFSFADGETMIGQKVFTLGYPKKEIVYSEGPISSLTGFRSDTIALQLSLPVNPGNSGAPVFSENGELIGVITGKNTQTDGEAYSVKAEHILNFLNESDKFEFKPLRRSVLRGKKITDQVKTLDQFIFVVKA